Genomic DNA from Salvia miltiorrhiza cultivar Shanhuang (shh) chromosome 1, IMPLAD_Smil_shh, whole genome shotgun sequence:
ATCTCATAGCTTGAATAATCAAACTCCCCACATCATGAACCAAAGGAATATCGACTCCAAACCAGGAAAAGAGATTGCTCCAAACCTCTTTAGCAAAGAAACATTCCCAAAAAATATGTTCAATCCTTTCCAGTGCATTGCGACAAAGCGAGCAAAAACTGGGCCCAACAAAACCACAACGCCGAAGGGTATCCGTTGTTGGCAGGCGCCCCAAGATCACCTTCCAACACGTGATCGAACGGCGTACCGGAATAAAAGTCGCCCATATCCACTTGCCCCAATCAACAATAGGGTATGATGGAGCAAGATAATCAAAAGCCAAGGCTGCCGAAAGCTCACCAAACCGCGAGTGAGTCCAGGCTCTATAATCAACATCATCAGAAAACGGAATATAGATGATATCAAAAGCCACCTCCGAAAACGCTTCAATGAAGGAATCAGTGAAGTGCCAAGTAtcattaaagaaataatttgaaACCCGTTGAGAAAAAAACGGGAACATGTAATGTGGAATATGCAGCCTATCCACCAATTTATAACCCAACCAGTTGTCAAGCCAAAACGAAATCGAATCCCCATTGCCCAGGATACAGAATGTATCCTCAACGACCTGCTGAATTGGCTCACGAACCCCTAGCCAAATAGAAGAGGAAAACCAGCGAGAACTCACGAGGAAAACCAGCGAGAACTCACGCGGAAAACAGGAGAGAGATAACGCTGGCGAAAAAGCTCAAACCCCAAAGACCTCTCCTTAAGAATCTGCCAACATAAACGAAAAATGAAGCTACGGTTGATATCTCTGAAACTCTTGACTCCCAGACCACCCATAACCTTCGGCGCGCAAACGCGATTTCACGCCACCGAAGAGCGAGCCGTGGTCGTGCAGCAACCAGTCCAAATGAACAACCTGCAGGCCTTATCAAGTTCATTCAGAAAACTCATCGGCCATTTATAAATAAGCATACTGTGCACCGCCGTACTTTGGATAATCAAAGAGACCAAACAAACCCGTCCAGCCATAGAAAGATGAAGACTTTTCCAGCGAGAGAACTTAGACAGAATAAAATCCTTTATCTTTCGGAGCTTCGAAGTACAAGCCCGTCCCGTGAAGACCGGCACCCCCAAGTAAATGAACGGAAGCGATGCAGCAGCGAACCCAAGAACTCGTTGAACCCGCCGCTTCATCGGAGTACAAACACCCTTACCAAAATAAATAGTCGACTTAGCAATATTACAATGCTGCCCCGAAACACTAGCATACAACTGTAAAATAGAATTAATCATCACACAAGATCTCTTCGACGCCCGACAAAAAAGAAGGACGTCATCCGCATAAAGTAAATGTGATGGGAAAAGCAGCTGCCGCGACATACGCATCTGAGCAATAAAATTATTATCCGCCGCATGGAGGAGCAACCTGCTCAAGACCTCTTCCGCTAAACTGAAAATGAGTGGGGACAAAGGATCGCCCTGTCTAACCCCCCGACCGCACGAGAAAAACCCATGAATTGTTCCCTTGAACATAATAGAAATCCGGGcagaataaaaaattatctgAATCCAATTTCTGAAAGTAGCAGGAAATCCAAACGCCTGTAACACCACATTCACAAATTGCCAATCcagagtatcaaaagctttctTAATATCCACCTTCAGAGCTATATTATTCCCCTTAAGAGATCGATTCATACAGTTTACACCCTCCGAAGCAAGAAGAATGCCTTCATGAATCGAATGCCCTGCCACAAACCCAAACTGGTTCGGCGAAATAATAGAAGGAGCAATAATATTTAGCCTAGTAGCTAAGACTTTAGTAATGATTTTGAACAGAAAATTCCCAAGAACAATTGGTCTGTAATCCGAGATAGATGACGCATCCACCTTCTTAGGAAGAAGGGTGAGAAAATTAGAGTTAAAACCCACAGGTAAATAGTGACGAGTGAAGAAGCGCTGAACAGCCGCTATGATGTCCGCTCCAACAATCTCCCAAGCCACCTGAAAAAATTTTCTATTAAAACCGTCTGGGCCCGGGGCACCATTACTGTTCATCGAGAAAACCGCCGCCCGTATCTCATCCTCAGTCGGACAATCAATGAGCGCAGCTCCCTGTTCAATCGTGAGAAGAGAAGGAATATGCTGGTGAATCCAGGACCTATCCACAACCGTGGGATGAGCAGCGAAAAGATCAACATAAAATTGAACCACATGCCCAGCTATGGCATCATGATTATCAATCACGATGTCATCAATAACAAGCTGCTTAATGTTCAGGCGAGACCGCCTATACTTTACCTTATTCTGATAAAACTTAGTATTCCGATCCCCATCAGAAAGCCAAGTAATACGACTTTGTTGCTGCAGCAAAGAAGACTGTCGCGTAAGCATAGTGCTAATGGACCGCCTATATGCGTGTTTCTGAATTAATATAGATGACGTTTTATGAAAAACGTCATCTATGTTATGAATACATGACACTATGCACGACACTTCTTGTACAAGCGTCATCTATTTCAATCTTAACACTTCATACATGacacttttttttataatagtCATCTAAACCAAAAATGCGCTCATAGATGACGCTTTTTTTTAAAAAGCGTCATCTGTCTACTATCATCTATGTGCATTTTTCTAGTAGTGGGTTATGTTCCCATATGAAAGTGATACTTTCTTGTGAGACGAACGGAAATAGAAAATGTGATACTTTGTTATGAGACGAAGATgacattatttttaattatccaaaaaaaaaaaaataccctcACACTTTAGAGGACTGAAACCCAGCCACCAACCTATCAGGTGGAGTAGAAACGTTATAAAAGCTTAATTCTTACCGGATACTATGTATCTATATCTGTTTTTTTTATTAACCCAATATTTATCTGTTATGAATGCATAGTTGGtgaatatttataaatattaggcATGCATGATTGTtgcattaataataaaatttctaataattttttttgcccAATCTACTTCACTGAAGAGGATTTTTCGGACGCAACTAGCAAATTCTGAAAATGACAATAATTAAAGAATGACCACATGAGACATGACAACATGATCTCTAACCAAAACTCAATTTATGTGGGCTTTatataaacaattttaattCCTATTTTGATGCTCTGTGTAATTTTTTATGCCTGATCGCTtcacatttatattttttatatttctatgaTCAGTACAAAACCAGATTTAGCGAGATGCCAAAACATTAggtttttttaaaagaaaaaatctacTCTATATATGATAATTTTAGATAGGAATCATACGGAGATGCCAACACTTTAGATTTTTGTAAAGAAAAAACCCTATCtatattactatatatgataATTTAAAGAAGTTGTGCTAAAGTTAGTTATTTCGTCGTCAGAAATTGATAAATATAATAGTTTGTGGACCATATCTTGATGAAAGCACCATATGATATCACGGTTTATGGACTTTATAAGCATTTTAGTCATAAATGGAGGTCTATCCCACACTGCATCCAAAATTTCAGCatattgtttcttttttctttcctcGATCAAAAACTTGGGTGCACAGTGCATACAATCAGATTGCACCCATACCCAACCCTGACCAATATTTTGATTCAAACTCGTATCTTAATCTAAATtgtgtaaataacactattcgattatataaataacaatgTCTagctataattgacactattcagttatataaataatactgtCTATAATTAACAcaattcggttatacaaatgacattacctataattgacactattcggttatacaaataatactataaaatcTTAAATtgttatagtatcatttgtataatcgaataatgtcaattacaaatagtgtcatttatattatcgatcaaatatattatttacacaGTTTGGAGagatttgaatttaaattagaGTACGAATCAGAATTTGGGTGCGGATACAATCCGATTGCATGGTGCAACTGATTGCACCCAAAACATCCTCtctcttttttgtttttcttacttttttttAGGGAGGAAAATTTCAGCATTGGTATGCTAAGGATTGGTAGGTAGAGCTAGACATACGATGTCAGAATTAGAGCAATCATTTGAATGGACATACGAGACTCGCtattctaaattaattaattatattgaaaaaaaatatatatttttgaataaaCCCACAGATACCACATGTATCTGATTATGCTATAAGAAATACACAATATTGAAGTTTAAGAAAAAGTTTTCCACTAATCGACGTGTTCGACCAAAACGGTAGCTTACAAAATAATActgtatttaatatttattatgttACATTTTTgcataatgaaataaaaattgttatttattttcaataaacTCGTTGGAGTTTCCATTCATAAAATTGAACCATTAGGAACTTAACTAGTACGACTATAAAAATACTAATAGCATCTCCcgttgtagtagcccgctcttttaattatgattaagattagtaaatgcgatatttaattattgcaaCCTCCAGTAATGTTAATCCAGCTGAGATTCTGAATTAGATATTTCCACGTGAAATGATCGTGATTTATTCATTGAGTAGACAATGATTTATTTTCTAGAatgataactgacttagcaaagtcaggtcattaattttatatgctatAGAATATTAGTTCTATCTATTATTGTTACTTGAGTCGTGGATTTATTCCGACTTGttaatctaattaaatctacggatttaatttagatattagacgACATGTGAAGCGAATTGAATTTACGGATTTGATGTAGAATTAGCAAGCAAGAAATTAGATATCGATATTCAAGATACGTGATTAATGGGAATAATCAATgtttgattgcaaacacgcAATTTTATTAGCAAAACTCGAGATTAGTATTACAGATACACAAGATATAGATTTATCGAAGACTGAAGGATTTTCTTCACTTTACTCCTACCATATAGCTAGTACACGCagcaataaagaaaagaaaaaggggaaaggaaagagaaaggtgcGTGTGTGTACATAGACTAAAATAGCTGCAACAACAGTAgttctgataacactcatgtcccATCCTTTCCCCTCTAGCTTGCGGCGCATGCGGCTGGAGCAGTAAGGGGTCTTTCAACCACCCTCTATCAGCCACCCTATGACAGCCTATCTACCCCTTTATACTACACCCAACAATCCCTTCAAATTTCCTTAGTGCACAAGAAtttgaagaaagagagagagagcagaagaATTTGCTGTTGCTACCAGACTTCAAGGGAGGGTAAGCTTTGGCTTCAACTCCCCATTCCATTCTTAATCAACCTGCATTTATTAAGATGAAACCACAATTCTTTTCAGCTTCTTCCCCAATGAATTCAACAGCAACAACAGACGGCCAAACACCAAACAATTGCAAGGTAAATACTAAGCTCAGCTCCAGTTCATGCATCATATCATCAAGCATATGTTTAGAAGGAAATACATAGTATAcaggtatgtatatatatgcataagaGGCTTAGCAATCACGAAGTCAGTAAGAATTCCTATGATAT
This window encodes:
- the LOC131005480 gene encoding uncharacterized protein LOC131005480: MLTRQSSLLQQQSRITWLSDGDRNTKFYQNKVKYRRSRLNIKQLVIDDIVIDNHDAIAGHVVQFYVDLFAAHPTVVDRSWIHQHIPSLLTIEQGAALIDCPTEDEIRAAVFSMNSNGAPGPDGFNRKFFQVAWEIVGADIIAAVQRFFTRHYLPVGFNSNFLTLLPKKVDASSISDYRPIVLGNFLFKIITKVLATRLNIIAPSIISPNQFGFVAGHSIHEGILLASEGVNCMNRSLKGNNIALKVDIKKAFDTLDWQFVNVVLQAFGFPATFRNWIQIIFYSARISIMFKGTIHGFFSCGRGVRQGDPLSPLIFSLAEEVLSRLLLHAADNNFIAQMRMSRQLLFPSHLLYADDVLLFCRASKRSCVMINSILQLYASVSGQHCNIAKSTIYFGKGVCTPMKRRVQRVLGFAAASLPFIYLGVPVFTGRACTSKLRKIKDFILSKFSRWKSLHLSMAGRVVHLDWLLHDHGSLFGGVKSRLRAEGVREPIQQVVEDTFCILGNGDSISFWLDNWLGYKLVDRLHIPHYMFPFFSQRVSNYFFNDTWHFTDSFIEAFSEVAFDIIYIPFSDDVDYRAWTHSRFGELSAALAFDYLAPSYPIVDWGKWIWATFIPVRRSITCWKVILGRLPTTDTLRRCGFVGPSFCSLCRNALERIEHIFWECFFAKEVWSNLFSWFGVDIPLVHDVGSLIIQAMRFEASAQMTSLWRLGVVTLIWGLWSARNQAAFHDVQPKTQAMVSLLFLSFKETSSNFRLGCMANSIRELQVFHRLKVPGNPRPTPVIVDVIWKLPPPLWLKANIDGSIRGEPAAMHAGGVIRNAFNLVIVCYHFSVGPGFPFEVELLALLIILERAATNNWYNLWVESDSTYVVNIFNNRSTLVPWHFRGHWLAAPKGVAHCSIMCSHIFREGNKVADFMASSVSQDSFWYHSLSCYQ